Within Dendrosporobacter quercicolus, the genomic segment CGGCCGGATACTCGCCGGCAAATTGCATGAGGCGCAACGGGACGCTGTGATCAACAAGGAGGAGCATATTGATGAACAATCCGTTTGAGAACGAACACGTCGCTTATGTTGTATTAATGAATGACGCAGGCCAGTATTCCCTCTGGCCTGACTTTCTGGACGCACCGGACGGCTGGGCCGCCGTATATGAGGGTGAAAGCCGTCAGGTGTGCCTGGACTACATCAATGCCCAATGGGTTGATATGCGGCCCAATCATCTAAAGGCCGGCCCCGGCCGAAAGGAACAGCAAAATGCGGGGCCGGCTTAGCCCGAAATTAGTGGTGAGCATTGTCTATGTAACCGCCATGTTCATGGCGGCGCTGGACGGGACAATCGTTAATATCGCCCTGGCGGATCTTAGTCATGAGTTCCAAATTTCGCCGGCGGCGACGAGTGGCATTAATGTCGGCTACTTAGTCAGTATTACCGTGTTTCTGCCAATGGCCGGCTGGCTGGGGGACCGGTTCGGGACCAAGCGGATGTTTTTGATTGCCCTGAGCCTGTTTACGTTTGCCTCAGTCTTATGCGGTACCGCCGACCGGCTTGAGACGCTGAATGTGTTTCGCGTCATTCAGGGCGCCGGCGGAGGTCTGCTTACTCCGTTGGGCATGACTATGCTGTTTCGGACATTCCCGCCCGAAGAACGGCTGAAGGTCTCCCGCTCTCTCGTATTTCCCATTGCCGTTGCCCCGGCGCTCGGCCCGGTCATTGGGGGATTTCTGGTGGAACAGTTCTCCTGGCGCTGGGTATTTTACATCAATCTTCCCTTTGGCCTGGCAGCCCTGCTGTTTGGGTTGCTGTTTCTCAACGAACATAAAGAGACTGCGGCGGGTAAACTGGACCTGCCGGGTATCTTGCTGTCCGCTCCCGGCTTTTCCCTGCTGATGTATGCCCTTATTCAGGGTTCAGCCACGGGGTGGAGCTCACCGCTCCTTGGCGGCGCAGCACTGGGGGGAATCCTGCTGATTTGTGCGCTGATTTTTGTGGAGCTGCGGGTGCAACAGCCGATGCTTGATTTTCGCTTATTATCCGAACGGTTGTTTCGCACAATGAGCATCATCTCTTGTTTTGTAGCCGCCGGTTTAATCGGGATGCTGTTTATCTTCCCCTTAATGTATCAAAATGCGCTGCAGGCCTCGGCCTGGGAAAGCGGCCTGATTATTTTTCCTGAAGCATTGGGATTGATGCTTGCTTCGCGGGTGATGCCGTGGTCCTGCAAACGATTGGGGGCGCGTCTGGTTATTTTTCTTGGACTGTTCTGCACAATGGTCATTTTTGGGTTGCTAAGCCTGGCCGGGCCGGCAACCAATCCCTGGCTGCTGAGAGTCTTGTTTTTTCATGCCGGTTTTTTCCTGGGGCATAGTGTGGGTGCCGTACAGGTACTGACTTTTCAGCATATTACCGTTGCTTCCATGGGGCGGGCAACCACCCTGTTCAACGTGCAAAACCGGCTGGGGTCAGCCCTGGGGGTAGCGGCGCTGGCCAGCCTGCTTGGCGCAGTGGGCGGAGCTGCCGGTGACGGGCAGAATCTGCTGGCCGCTTACCGGTTGGCCTTGCTCGGGTCTGCGGCCTTTCTGCTGGCAGCCCTCTGTGTTACGCTGGGTATTCGCAAGGCTGATGTCGAGGCTGCTATGCCCAGGCCGCAGCCCGCCAAACCCCTGGATTTAGCGCCGGTTATGAAAGTGGGCGAATAGCGGCTGCTTAAGAAAAGCGGCACAGAATCCAAAACTAATATCTAACCTTGCCAAGGCAATGAATAAAAAAACAGGCACAGCAAAACTAGAGGACTATGATTCCCTACTTTGTTGCGCCTGTTGATTTTTATGCTGTCTTCTTTTGTGCAGCATCTAGCCGCATTTTGATGCAGCGTCTAAAGGTGACTTCTAACCTTGCAATAAACTGGTTTTTCCAGTTTATTAAGTAAGCAAGGCTTTTTTTGATTCCAAAGCAAGATTAAGAAGTAATCAGCATTTTTTTATTGCTCTTTCTTACCCAGTAACTAGCAAGTAAGCTGCCGCTAAAATTATGCCAGACACTAAAAATTGCTCCCGGTATTGCAGCTACCGGATCCAGATGGACAAGCGCTAATGCTACTGCAAGCCCCGAGTTTTCCATGCCAATTTCATAAGCAATTGCCCGGGCCTTGGACTCACTCATCCCCAATAGCGTAGATGACCAGTACCCCAGCAGCAGTCCGGAGAGATTATGCAAAGCAACGGCTGCCAGTGCCATTACTGCTACCCCGGCTAGCTTGGCGGCATTAAGGGCGACTATGGCGCTAACAGTTATAACAATTGCCACTACGGATAAGGCCGGAATGACCGGCTGCAGCTTACTTACCCATCGGTTTGCCCAAAAGCGAATAGCCATTCCAACAAGGATGGGCACAACCACGATCTTGACAATATCCAGCAGCAAGGCCATTGTATCTACCGGAATGACCGTACCTCCTAACACAAGAAACAAGAGGGGCGTCAACAACGGCGATAACAGCGTATTTACGCTGGAAACAGTGATGGAAAGAGCCGTATCTCCTTTAGCAATGAATGTCATTACATTCGACGCCGTTCCGCTGGGACAGCAGCCGACCAATAATATCCCTGCAGCCAAGGCCGGCTCCAGAGCAAGCACTTTTATAACGACCCACGCAACACCGGGCATAATCAGATAGCGTAGCAAAACGCCATAACATACATCTTTAGGCCTGGAAAGCACCAGCTTAAAATCAGCTGTTGTCATGGTAAGTCCCATGCCAAGCATAATAATGCCTAATAAGTAGGGAATAAATTGGCCGATTGGTTTGATCAATTGAGGCTGAAGAAAAGCAACCACTGCTCCCAGCATCACCCATAACGAAACGGATCCGGTGATAAAGCCGGCAAGCTTAAGCAAATTTGCCATGATATTCGCATCCTCTTCTTTCGCCTGGTATTGCATACGTTCCCGGCTGCCGGGCAAACGCCAGGCTGCGGCTAAGCACCAAAGCCGCAGTCCGCTGCTCGGCGATCAGACCGGCATGGCGCGAACTCTTGGCCAGTCCGTCTTTATCACGTACGATCGGCGTCATGACAATAACTGTAACCACGCTATTCTCCTCCTTAAATGCGACAATGAAAACAACCTCCTTGCCCGCACGAGAGTGGACAAGGAGGTGTCATAATAGCAAAGTTAAACACACCTTCCGTCTCAGTCCGCAGCGGATCTAAGCGGCAACGAGGGTATTCTATTGTCGTAGTTTGCCGGTAAACTCTCATTTCGGTATGACTCGAATGATATCATCCTGTCAGAGCAAAGCCAACATCACTATAATACTAAAGCCAACCACTGTTGACAATAAAAATATTATAGGCACGCCTCTCTTGCGGTGTAAAAAAGACTGACTCAAATAGATTTTAAAACCTATTTGAGTCAGTCTTTTGGGGCGGGAATGTTAGCAATGCCTCTTATGCGTCCACTCATGGGAGCGGGCAGCGATTGTTAGAAGGTCAGTGTTTCGCCCGGCTTAACAAGGGTTACGGGAATCTGCAGGCGTTGCTCGACCGCCGCTTTATACTCTTCAGGATTTTGGGCAATGAGCGGCCAGGTGTTGTAATGCATGGGAATGACTGTTTTGGGTTTCAGCATCGCCGCCGCCTCGACGGCATCGGACGGACCCATAGTAAAATTATCGCCAATCGGCAGCAAGGCGTAATCAATTGCTTCCAGGCGTCCCAGTAAGGCCATATCGCCGAATAAAGAGGTATCGCCGGCGAAGTAAACGGTTTTGCCGAAAAAGTTTACGATAAAGCCGCAGGCATGACCGCCTTCGACTCCGGCGCCATGAAACGCGGGCGTGATACGGACATAACCAAAATCAAAAGCATGTTTTCCGCCGATATGCATGGCATGGGTCTGGCAGTCCTGGCTGCCGCATAATCCGGCAATTTCAGCAGTGGCAATGACGGTTGCACCGTTTTGTTTAGCAATGGCAATCCCGTCGCCCAGGTGGTCAAAATGGCCGTGGGAAATTAGTACATAGTTGCATTTGATATCGGGCGGCTGGGCAATGTTAAACGGGTTGTCGGTTAAAAACGGATCAAAGATCATTGAGGTTTGGTTGTGGGTCAACTGAAAACAGGAATGGCCGAAAAATTTCAGGCTGGTCATAATGAAAGATGCTCCTTTCAGCTTATTCATTTCTTTAAACTTATTATTCGAGTTCCCGTCAAAATTACCTTTGCCGATTTTTGGATTTATATGCAGAATAAGGTAAAAAGTGACTTAAAAATAGTTTTAATTTAAAATAGGGTTGACAATGAACTGCCGGTTTGTTATATTTAACGTCAATAACATGTAAATGCAATGAACAGGAAAAGTAATTCAGCGGCGTTTTGCAGAGAGCCAGGGGTTGGTGCGACCTGGCAAGCGTACTGAATGAAATACACCTTGTGAGCAGCAGGTTGAAAACACACTTTGTGAGTAGACCGCGCCGGCGCGCCTCCGTTATCTTGGGCTAGAGTATCAAACGTGTACTCGAATGGAGCGGCTTGCCAAAAGCAAGCAGGGTGGTACCACGGGTGTTCAGCATCCCGTCCCTGATTTTTCAGGGGCGGGATTTTTGCATTTATTTTCAGCCGGAAAGCGGTATAAAAAGCGGTATAAGTTAAAACTAAGGAGGAAATGATGATGATTATTGTTATGCAACCCCAGGCTACCCGGAAGGAAGTGGACGCTGTGATCAAAAAACTGGCTGAGGCCGGCCTTAAGTACCATTTGTCCCAGGGAGAATCACGAACCATTATCGGCGTGATCGGCGATAAAAAAAGTATCGCCAAATTACCGGTTGACGTTTTTCCGGGGGTTGAAAAATCCGTGGCCGTAACGGAAAGCTATAAACTGGTCAGCCGGGAGTTCAGGCCTGAAGATACTGTGGTCGATGTGCAGGGAGCCAAAATCGGCGGCCGGCATCTGGCGGTTATGGCCGGTCCGTGCGCGGTGGAAAGCCTGGAACAGTTACTGGAAGCCGCCGTCATTGTGAAAAGGGCCGGAGCGCAGTTCTTACGGGGCGGCGCTTTTAAACCGCGTACTTCGCCGTATGATTTTCAAGGGTTGGAGGAAAAGGGCCTGGAAATGCTGGCCGCGGCCAGAGAAAAAACTGGTTTGAAAGTTATCACCGAAGTTGTGGACTCCGCCTCAGTCGGCCTTGTCAGCCAATACGCCGATGTGCTGCAAATCGGTACAAGAAACATGCAAAACTTCAACCTGCTTAAAACAGTCGGCAGGACAGACAAACCTGTGCTGTTAAAACGCGGGCTTGCGGCCACCATCAGCGAGTGGCTGAATGCGGCCGAATATATTATGAGCGAGGGAAACTATAACGTCATCCTGTGCGAACGCGGCATTCGCACGTTTGAAACTTATACCCGCAATACGCTGGATCTGGGAGCGGTGGCGGCCGTAAAAACCTTAAGCCATTTACCGGTCATTGTCGATCCCAGCCATGGCACAGGGCGCTGGAAGATGGTCAGGCCGATGGCCAGGGCCGCAGTTGCCGCCGGAGCGGACGGTCTGATTATTGAGGTGCATCCCAATCCGGCGGAAGCT encodes:
- a CDS encoding bile acid:sodium symporter family protein, with protein sequence MANLLKLAGFITGSVSLWVMLGAVVAFLQPQLIKPIGQFIPYLLGIIMLGMGLTMTTADFKLVLSRPKDVCYGVLLRYLIMPGVAWVVIKVLALEPALAAGILLVGCCPSGTASNVMTFIAKGDTALSITVSSVNTLLSPLLTPLLFLVLGGTVIPVDTMALLLDIVKIVVVPILVGMAIRFWANRWVSKLQPVIPALSVVAIVITVSAIVALNAAKLAGVAVMALAAVALHNLSGLLLGYWSSTLLGMSESKARAIAYEIGMENSGLAVALALVHLDPVAAIPGAIFSVWHNFSGSLLASYWVRKSNKKMLITS
- a CDS encoding DHA2 family efflux MFS transporter permease subunit, with translation MRGRLSPKLVVSIVYVTAMFMAALDGTIVNIALADLSHEFQISPAATSGINVGYLVSITVFLPMAGWLGDRFGTKRMFLIALSLFTFASVLCGTADRLETLNVFRVIQGAGGGLLTPLGMTMLFRTFPPEERLKVSRSLVFPIAVAPALGPVIGGFLVEQFSWRWVFYINLPFGLAALLFGLLFLNEHKETAAGKLDLPGILLSAPGFSLLMYALIQGSATGWSSPLLGGAALGGILLICALIFVELRVQQPMLDFRLLSERLFRTMSIISCFVAAGLIGMLFIFPLMYQNALQASAWESGLIIFPEALGLMLASRVMPWSCKRLGARLVIFLGLFCTMVIFGLLSLAGPATNPWLLRVLFFHAGFFLGHSVGAVQVLTFQHITVASMGRATTLFNVQNRLGSALGVAALASLLGAVGGAAGDGQNLLAAYRLALLGSAAFLLAALCVTLGIRKADVEAAMPRPQPAKPLDLAPVMKVGE
- a CDS encoding metal-dependent hydrolase, giving the protein MTSLKFFGHSCFQLTHNQTSMIFDPFLTDNPFNIAQPPDIKCNYVLISHGHFDHLGDGIAIAKQNGATVIATAEIAGLCGSQDCQTHAMHIGGKHAFDFGYVRITPAFHGAGVEGGHACGFIVNFFGKTVYFAGDTSLFGDMALLGRLEAIDYALLPIGDNFTMGPSDAVEAAAMLKPKTVIPMHYNTWPLIAQNPEEYKAAVEQRLQIPVTLVKPGETLTF
- the aroF gene encoding 3-deoxy-7-phosphoheptulonate synthase, which gives rise to MIIVMQPQATRKEVDAVIKKLAEAGLKYHLSQGESRTIIGVIGDKKSIAKLPVDVFPGVEKSVAVTESYKLVSREFRPEDTVVDVQGAKIGGRHLAVMAGPCAVESLEQLLEAAVIVKRAGAQFLRGGAFKPRTSPYDFQGLEEKGLEMLAAAREKTGLKVITEVVDSASVGLVSQYADVLQIGTRNMQNFNLLKTVGRTDKPVLLKRGLAATISEWLNAAEYIMSEGNYNVILCERGIRTFETYTRNTLDLGAVAAVKTLSHLPVIVDPSHGTGRWKMVRPMARAAVAAGADGLIIEVHPNPAEALCDGNQSLTPENFSLLMNEIGAIAAVTGKSLQ
- a CDS encoding MbtH family protein, which produces MNNPFENEHVAYVVLMNDAGQYSLWPDFLDAPDGWAAVYEGESRQVCLDYINAQWVDMRPNHLKAGPGRKEQQNAGPA
- a CDS encoding pantoate--beta-alanine ligase, whose product is MVAFKEENSVVTVIVMTPIVRDKDGLAKSSRHAGLIAEQRTAALVLSRSLAFARQPGTYAIPGERRGCEYHGKFA